From a single Mesotoga infera genomic region:
- a CDS encoding cobalamin-binding protein — translation MGTLERITNAIIETMPAQAKAATEEALAEGHSAKEIL, via the coding sequence ATGGGAACCCTGGAGAGAATAACGAACGCGATCATCGAAACAATGCCTGCTCAGGCAAAAGCTGCCACTGAAGAGGCTCTAGCGGAAGGCCACAGCGCAAAGGAAATTCT